The Mesorhizobium opportunistum WSM2075 DNA window TCGCTGATTCGATCACGGCAGAGGACGTGCGGCTGCTACGGCAGCGCTATCCGGGGGTTCCGGTTGTCACCTACGTCAACACTTCCGCGGCCGTAAAAGCGGAGTCGGACATCTGCTGCACGTCGGGCAACGCCCGGGCGGTGGTGGAATCGCTCGGCGTGCCGCGTGTGATCATGGTGCCCGATGAATATCTGGCGATAAACGTTGCGGCGGACACGGATGTCGAGATCATCGCCTGGAGGGGCCACTGCGAAGTGCATGAGCGCTTCACGTCGGCCGACATCCGGGAATTGCGCGATGCACATCCTGGGGTCATCATTCTCGCCCATCCCGAATGCCCGCCCGAGATTGTCGCACAGGCGGAATTCTCCGGCTCGACTGCGGCCATGTTGGATTATGTCGAGCGGGAGAAACCGGTGCGCGTCGTCCTGCTAACCGAATGTTCGATGAGCGACAATGTCGCGGTCGCGCATCCCGAAATCGAGTTCATTCGGCCTTGCAATCTTTGCCCGCACATGAAGCGCATCACCTTGGCCAACATCCGCGCCGCGCTCGAGGAGAACCGGCATGAGGTTCGGATCGCTGCCGGGATTGCAGGGCGCGCGCGCCGCTCAGTCGAGCGAATGCTTTCCCTATGAGCCTCGACGTTCGTGACATTGGCGGGGCACCGGTGATCATCGGCTCTGGTTTGGCAGGTCTGATGACAGCGCTCCATCTGGC harbors:
- the nadA gene encoding quinolinate synthase NadA — protein: MTGALPTAASLYERVRRVIPPVEWPAFTNDIEAILALKRDRNAVILAHNYQTPEIFHCVADIVGDSLALARKAATVEAQVIVVAGVHFMAETAKLLNPNKMVLIPDLGAGCSLADSITAEDVRLLRQRYPGVPVVTYVNTSAAVKAESDICCTSGNARAVVESLGVPRVIMVPDEYLAINVAADTDVEIIAWRGHCEVHERFTSADIRELRDAHPGVIILAHPECPPEIVAQAEFSGSTAAMLDYVEREKPVRVVLLTECSMSDNVAVAHPEIEFIRPCNLCPHMKRITLANIRAALEENRHEVRIAAGIAGRARRSVERMLSL